Sequence from the Rhizobium sp. TH2 genome:
CGCCTTCCGGATTCTTGGGCCCGCCGGGCGCGAACTGATCCCAATAGGCCACGTGGTTCCAGGCCTGCGCAGCATTGTTGAATATCTTCTTGTCGGCGTCCTTGCCCGCAGATGCCTTCACAATCTCGACAAGCTCCATGTCCGCATAGGGCGTGCCCTTGGCCGCCTCGTTCAGCGTATCGAAATATTTCTTGTGGTGCTTGCCGTAATGAAGGCCGACCGTCCGCGCGGAAATGTGCGGCGCCAGCGCATCCTCGGCGAAAGGCAGCGGCGGCTGTTTCAGCGGTAATGCGGCGCGCAAGACATGCGGCGTCCCGATGATTGCGGCACTGGCGACGACGGTCGTGGCTGTCAGAACGGTGCGGCGGGTGACATGCATGGCGGATCTCCTCGTTTCCTGATCGATGATCCGCAAACTAACAAGGCTCAAAATGTTTCCATCACCACCGCTTGATAGCGTCCATGCATCTCCATATCTTTCCGCCAAAGGGAGATCAATTTTGACAGTACCCACACTCTACGAATGGATCGGTGGCATCGATGCGCTCGACCACCTGACCGATGAATTCTACCGCCGCGTCCATCAGGACGAACTGCTCTCGCCGGTCTTCGCCGGCATGGACGCGGGCCATCCCCGACATGTCGCCATGTTCCTCGCCGAAGTGCTGGGTGGGCCACCGCTCTATTCGACGGAGCGCGGCGGCCATCCTGAAATGGTCCGCCATCACCTAGGCAAGCATCTGACCGAAGCGATGCGCCGGCGCTGGATCAACCTGCTGCTCGACACCTATACCGATCTCGAATTGCCGGCCGATCCGGAATTCGCCTCCGCCCTGGTCGGTTATCTCGAATGGGGCACGCGGCTGGCGGTAATCAACTCCGCTCCCGGCGCCAAGGTCTGGGAAAATGCACCGATGCCCAAGTGGGGCTGGGGCGAGACCGGCGGGCCATTCATTCCGAAGAAGAAGGCCTAGTATTCGAACCATCAGACCCGTTGGCTCTTCCGACATTGGGCGCCGCCCGTGCTATGAACGAGTCTCTTTGGCGAGGAGGATTCGGAATTGGCGGCGAGCGTATCGGGAACCGGCTTCTGGTGGGACGAGAAATGTTTTTGGCACTCCGGCGGGTCCTACGCCTTTATCATGCCTGTGGGCGGATTGGTGCAGCCGCTCGTGGCAGGGGGTTTACCTGAGAACCCCGAGACGAAGCGGCGTCTCAAGAATCTCATGGAAGTCACGGGATTAATTCGGCAATTGCAAGTCTCTACTGCGCCTCTCGCCACGGAGGAGGAACTGCGCCGAGTCCATCCGGCTTCGTATGTCGGTGCTTTCAAGCGGCTTTCCTCGGAAAAAGGTGGCGAACTGGGCGAGCGTACGCCATTCGGACCTGGCGGTTACGAAATCGCCGCCCTCTCGGCCGGTCTCGCATCCGAGGCGCTTCGCACGGTTCTCAAGGGCGAGCAGCGAAACGCCTATGCCCTGTCGCGTCCGCCGGGACACCATTGCCTGCCCGATAAGCCGATGGGCTTCTGCTTGCTTGCCAATATCGCCATCGCGATCGAGGCAGCGTTCGCCGAGAAGCGCGCAGCTCGCATAGCCGTCATCGACTGGGACGTCCATCACGGCAACGGAACCGAAGGAATCTTCTACCAGCGCGACGACGTGCTGACGATCTCGCTGCATCAGGAAAACAACTATCCGCGTGACTCCGGCAAGGTGGAGGATCGCGGCGCCGGACGCGGCGAAGGCTACAATATCAACGTGCCCATGGTTCCCGGCACCGGCCATCTTGGCTATCTCCATGCCTTCGAACGGATCGTGCTGCCGGCGCTGCATGCCTACAAACCGGACGCGATCGTGGTTGCCTGCGGCTTTGATGCCTCGGGCGTCGATCCGCTCTCGCGCATGCTCGCCTCCTCCCGTACATTCCGCGATATGACACGACTGACAATGCAGGCGGCGGACGAGCTCTGCGGCGGCAGGTTGCTGCTGGTCCATGAGGGCGGCTATTCCGAGGCCCATGTGCCCTTTTGCGGACATGCCGTGATCGCGACGCTTGCCGGCTCGTCGATCGACGCGCCGGACCCGTTGGAGACAAGGCTCGACTTCCAGCAGCCGAATGCCGATTTCGTCGCTTATCAGAAGGCGCAGATCGACCGGATGGCGGACATATTTGCTGCGCGGAGGTTCTGAGCATGCGTTTCAAGGACAGGATCGTGCTGGTCACCGGCGGCAATTCCGGTATCGGCCGGGGCATAGTACATCGCTTCATCGAAGAAGGCGCGCGTGTCG
This genomic interval carries:
- a CDS encoding group II truncated hemoglobin, which gives rise to MTVPTLYEWIGGIDALDHLTDEFYRRVHQDELLSPVFAGMDAGHPRHVAMFLAEVLGGPPLYSTERGGHPEMVRHHLGKHLTEAMRRRWINLLLDTYTDLELPADPEFASALVGYLEWGTRLAVINSAPGAKVWENAPMPKWGWGETGGPFIPKKKA
- a CDS encoding superoxide dismutase, producing the protein MHVTRRTVLTATTVVASAAIIGTPHVLRAALPLKQPPLPFAEDALAPHISARTVGLHYGKHHKKYFDTLNEAAKGTPYADMELVEIVKASAGKDADKKIFNNAAQAWNHVAYWDQFAPGGPKNPEGDLAKMIDETFGGYDALAEKVVSVSDTVFGTGWVWLTRDDDGKLALVGYEDGNNPIAVGRPAYLGIDIWEHAYYLDYENRKPEHIKAVMNNIVNWRVVADRVAAG
- a CDS encoding class II histone deacetylase codes for the protein MAASVSGTGFWWDEKCFWHSGGSYAFIMPVGGLVQPLVAGGLPENPETKRRLKNLMEVTGLIRQLQVSTAPLATEEELRRVHPASYVGAFKRLSSEKGGELGERTPFGPGGYEIAALSAGLASEALRTVLKGEQRNAYALSRPPGHHCLPDKPMGFCLLANIAIAIEAAFAEKRAARIAVIDWDVHHGNGTEGIFYQRDDVLTISLHQENNYPRDSGKVEDRGAGRGEGYNINVPMVPGTGHLGYLHAFERIVLPALHAYKPDAIVVACGFDASGVDPLSRMLASSRTFRDMTRLTMQAADELCGGRLLLVHEGGYSEAHVPFCGHAVIATLAGSSIDAPDPLETRLDFQQPNADFVAYQKAQIDRMADIFAARRF